In Argiope bruennichi chromosome X1, qqArgBrue1.1, whole genome shotgun sequence, a single window of DNA contains:
- the LOC129958528 gene encoding uncharacterized protein LOC129958528, producing the protein MNKVKTENNNETVSCTGPSAVSSIIPFGTLSPANSTNSGILRSPSHESFATDLSLMSLSSLGSEISRMRGSAFRSKNHSGGDSAESGDERRSPVIMDGGVGGWVARKTKARNNNVGLLQVPSEQYGKRGVTDDVLYEEENEAIRNCGALSSMLGLMRSFSTSDLDQNVVTSSEKENLRSSVSEMVLNSWKHYDMPYGRLEYTSRSCSTWVAVGDVSTTSQLPSPQTLANYATEHPEITAIDFVRAINKKVRQVYIRRRLESTYKALERLTRSELSLDLPSIAVPVPTASTSGAPGSLDDSSNYAPSDAPGAHTPLPQFHISTELGRSIRHELQISAVGFHGVNKTLSLTVKDIERDKGKPLSKYERNMMIFNWLQSLDENAFDQLA; encoded by the coding sequence ATGAATAAAGTGAAAACAGAGAATAACAACGAGACGGTATCTTGCACTGGTCCTTCTGCTGTGTCATCTATAATTCCGTTTGGAACTTTATCTCCAGCAAATTCTACTAATTCTGGAATTTTAAGATCTCCAAGTCACGAGTCGTTTGCCACAGATCTATCTCTAATGTCTCTATCAAGTTTAGGATCTGAAATAAGCCGTATGCGTGGATCAGCTTTTCGATCTAAAAATCACTCTGGAGGCGATAGCGCCGAATCGGGAGATGAAAGACGTAGCCCTGTTATCATGGATGGAGGCGTTGGTGGGTGGGTTGCCCGTAAAACAAAAGCCCGAAACAATAATGTAGGCTTGTTACAAGTACCATCCGAACAATACGGAAAACGAGGCGTCACTGATGATGTCCTGTATGAAGAAGAAAATGAAGCCATCCGCAATTGTGGCGCTTTGTCTTCCATGTTAGGGTTGATGCGAAGTTTCAGCACTAGTGACTTAGATCAAAACGTAGTAACGTCTTCCGAGAAGGAAAATCTGAGATCTTCGGTATCTGAAATGGTTCTCAATAGCTGGAAGCATTATGATATGCCATATGGTAGATTAGAGTACACTTCTCGTTCCTGCTCGACATGGGTTGCTGTTGGTGATGTGTCCACCACATCTCAGCTACCATCACCCCAAACCCTTGCTAATTATGCTACTGAGCATCCAGAAATAACGGCCATCGACTTCGTCCGTGCCATTAACAAAAAAGTTCGCCAGGTATATATCAGAAGACGTCTTGAGTCCACTTATAAGGCGTTAGAGCGATTGACCCGGAGTGAACTGAGCTTGGATTTGCCCTCAATTGCTGTACCGGTTCCAACAGCATCTACCAGTGGCGCTCCAGGTTCACTTGATGATTCGTCCAATTATGCACCTTCAGATGCTCCAGGTGCTCACACACCATTACCACAATTCCACATCTCCACTGAACTCGGTCGATCTATTAGACACGAGCTTCAAATTTCTGCTGTAGGATTTCATGGAGTCAATAAGACACTCAGCTTAACTGTAAAAGATATAGAGCGGGACAAAGGAAAGCCTCTCTCGAAATACGAAAGAAACATGATGATTTTTAACTGGTTACAGAGCTTGGATGAAAACGCTTTCGATCAGTtggcataa